One Glycine soja cultivar W05 chromosome 2, ASM419377v2, whole genome shotgun sequence genomic region harbors:
- the LOC114378695 gene encoding probable polygalacturonase, whose product MKRLVTVLLLIILSTALEGNGEDDHEPCKEKVLDPRPHSVSILEFGAVGDGKTLNTVAFQNAVFYAKSFADKGGAKLYVPSGKWLTGSFNLTSHLTLFLERGATIIASQDYAHWTAMDPLPSYGRGIDVPVGRYRSLIYGQNLSDVVITGDNGIIDGQGSVWWDLISTHSLNYSRPHIIELVGSDNIIISNLTFLNSPAWSIHPVYCSNIQIQKITVQAPTKFPYTSGIVPDSSEHVCIDNCNISTGHDAIVLKSGWDEYGVAYGKPTSNVHIRGVYLQSSSGAGLAFGSEMSGGISDIIAEQLHITNSTFGIELKTTRGRGGYMKNIFISDAKLENIYLGISMTGSSGSHPDDKYDPNAVPDVGNVTFENVIGANIAIAGNFSGIVDSPFTPICLSNVTFSTSSESSPSWFCSNVMGISKEVFPEPCPDLQNTYSNFSSCFSSLHPSSSFVSSA is encoded by the exons ATGAAGAGGCTC GTAACTGTGCTTTTACTCATAATATTAAGCACTGCTCTGGAAGGCAATGGAGAAGATGATCATGAACCGTGTAAAGAAAAAGTGTTGGATCCTAGGCCTCACAGCGTGTCAATCTTAGAGTTTGGGGCAGTTGGAGATGGAAAAACACTGAACACAGTTGCATTCCAAAATGCAGTTTTTTATGCCAAGTCATTTGCTGACAAAGGTGGGGCTAAACTATATGTTCCATCTGGCAAGTGGCTCACTGGAAGTTTTAACCTTACCAGCCACCTCACTCTCTTTCTTGAAAGAGGCGCAACCATCATCGCATCACAG GATTATGCACACTGGACTGCAATGGATCCCCTACCCTCCTATGGTCGAGGTATTGATGTTCCTGTTGGGAGATACCGCAGTTTGATTTATGGACAGAACTTAAGTGATGTGGTGATTACAG GTGATAATGGAATTATTGATGGGCAGGGTTCTGTTTGGTGGGACCTAATCAGTACTCATTCCTTAAATTATAGCCGACCACATATTATAGAACTTGTTGGTTCTGATAATATCATAATCTCAAATTTGACATTTTTAAACTCTCCTGCTTGGAGCATCCATCCCGTATATTGCAG TAACATTCAAATCCAGAAGATAACAGTTCAGGCACCAACCAAGTTCCCTTACACAAGCGGTATAGTTCCAG ATTCTTCTGAGCATGTTTGCATTGACAACTGCAATATTAGCACTGGTCATGATGCAATTGTGCTGAAGAGTGGTTGGGATGAATATGGAGTTGCCTATGGCAAACCAACCTCAAACGTCCACATCAGGGGTGTTTATCTACAATCGTCATCTGGTGCTGGCCTAGCGTTTGGAAGTGAGATGTCTGGAGGCATATCTGATATAATTGCAGAGCAGCTCCATATTACCAACTCAACTTTTGGCATTGAACTGAAGACAACTAGGGGTAGAGGTGGCTACatgaaaaacattttcatttcTGACGCAAAATTGGAAAATATTTACTTGGGTATCAGCATGACGGGAAGTTCTGGCTCCCATCCAGATGACAAGTATGATCCTAATGCAGTTCCGGATGTTGGTAATGTTACTTTTGAGAATGTGATTGGTGCAAATATTGCTATTGCTGGGAATTTTTCAGGAATAGTTGATTCGCCTTTCACTCCTATCTGTCTTTCAAACGTGACTTTTTCTACCAGTTCCGAGTCATCTCCTTCATGGTTTTGTTCTAACGTAATGGGAATCTCCAAGGAGGTGTTTCCTGAGCCATGTCCTGATCTGCAGAACACGTATTCAAACTTTTCCTCTTGCTTTTCTTCCCTACATCCGTCATCTAGTTTTGTCTCAAGCGCATGA
- the LOC114378704 gene encoding fumarate hydratase 1, mitochondrial-like, translated as MALYVLSRRLSAGSNSTTLLALRFVSSTRSYSSSFREERDTFGAIQVPSEKLWGAQTQRSLQNFDIGGPRERMPEPIIRAFGVLKKCAAKVNMEYGLDPAVGKAIMQAAQEVAEGKLNDHFPLVVWQTGSGTQSNMNANEVIANRAAEILWHKRGGKLVHPNDHVNRSQSSNDTFPTVMHIAAAMEINSRLIPSLKTLHGTLNSKSIEFKDIVKIGRTHTQDATPLTLGQEFSGYTTQVKYGIDRVIGTLPHMYQLAQGGTAVGTGLNTKKGFDAKIAAAVAEETNLPFVTAENKFEALAAHDAFVETSGALNTIAASLMKIANDIRLLGSGPRCGLGELILPENEPGSSIMPGKVNPTQCEALTMVCAQVIGNHVAVTVGGSNGHFELNVFKPMIASCLLHSLRLLGDSSASFEKNCVRGIQANRERISKLLHESLMLVTSLNPKIGYDKAAAVAKTAHKEGCTLKEAALKLGVLSSEDFDKLVVPEKMLGPSD; from the exons ATGGCGTTGTACGTGCTCTCGCGTCGTTTATCAGCTGGATCCAACTCAACCACGCTCCTCGCCTTGCGTTTTGTTTCCTCTACCAGATCCTACTCCTCTTCCTTCAGGGAAGAAAGAGATACCTTTGGAGCCATTCAAGTTCCCTCCGAGAA ATTATGGGGAGCACAAACTCAAAGATCGTTGCAGAACTTCGATATCGGTGGGCCCCGCGAACGCATGCCCGAACCCATCATTCGCGCCTTTGGCGTCTTGAAGAAATGCGCTGCTAAG GTGAACATGGAGTATGGTCTTGATCCCGCCGTTGGAAAAGCGATTATGCAAGCGGCACAAGAAGTGGCCGAGGGAAAACTAAACGACCATTTTCCTCTCGTTGTATGGCAAACTGGCAGTGGCACTCAAAGTAACATGAATGCTAACGAG GTTATTGCAAACCGAGCAGCAGAGATTCTTTGGCATAAGCGGGGTGGGAAGTTAGTGCACCCAAATGACCATGTCAATAGATCACAGTCTTCAAATGATACATTCCCAACT GTAATGCACATTGCAGCCGCAATGGAAATAAACTCAAGACTAATTCCCAGCCTGAAAACCTTACATGGTACACTAAACTCAAAG TCAATTGAATTCAAAGATATTGTCAAGATTGGACGCACTCATACTCAAGATGCAACACCTTTGACTCTTGGACAAGAGTTTAGTGGGTATACTACACAA GTGAAGTATGGTATTGATAGAGTAATTGGCACTTTGCCGCACATGTATCAG CTTGCCCAGGGTGGGACAGCTGTAGGGACTGGATTGAATACAAAGAAGGG GTTTGATGCCAAAATAGCAGCAGCAGTAGCTGAGGAAACCAATCTGCCTTTTGTTACGGCAGAAAATAAGTTTGAGGCCTTG GCTGCCCATGATGCTTTTGTTGAAACTAGTGGAGCCCTTAACACTATTGCGGCTTCTTTGATGAAGATTGCTAATGACATACGGTTGTTAGGAAG TGGTCCACGCTGCGGTCTTGGTGAactcattcttcctgaaaacgAACCAGGGAGCAGTATCATGCCT GGGAAGGTTAACCCTACCCAGTGTGAGGCTTTGACAATGGTGTGTGCCCAG GTCATAGGAAACCATGTTGCAGTTACAGTGGGTGGATCAAATGGTCATTTTGAGCTTAATGTGTTCAAGCCAATGATTGCCAGTTGTCTCCTGCAT TCACTGAGACTGCTTGGAGATTCATCTGCTTCCTTTGAAAAGAATTGCGTGAGAGGCATTCAAGCTAACAgggaaagaatttcaaaattactGCATGAG TCACTAATGCTTGTCACATCCTTAAACCCG AAAATTGGTTATGACAAGGCAGCAGCAGTTGCCAAGACAGCCCACAAAGAGGGGTGTACTCTTAAG GAAGCTGCATTGAAACTCGGAGTGCTCAGCTCTGAAGATTTTGACAAGCTTGTGGTACCTGAGAAAATGCTTGGACCATCTGATTGA
- the LOC114378710 gene encoding fumarate hydratase 1, mitochondrial, whose product MALSFREERDTFGAIQVPSEKLWGAQTQRSLQNFDIGGPRERMPEPIIRAFGVLKKCAAKVNMEYGLDPNVGEAIMQAAQEVAEGKLNDHFPLVVWQTGSGTQSNMNANEVIANRAAEILGHKRGEKFVHPNDHVNRSQSSNDTFPTVMHIAAATEINSRLIPSLKTLHDTLNSKSVEFKDIVKIGRTHTQDATPLTLGQEFSGYTTQVKYGIDRVIDTLPRMYQLAQGGTAVGTGLNTKKGFDAKIAAAVAEETNLPFVTAENKFEALAAHDAFVETSGALNTVVASLMKIANDIRLLGSGPRCGLGELILPENEPGSSIMPGKVNPTQCEALTMVCAQVMGNHVAITVGGSNGHFELNVFKPMIANCLLHSLRLLGDSSASFEKNCLRGIQANRERISKLLHESLMLVTSLNPKIGYDKAATVAKTAHKEGTTLKEAALKLGVLCSEDFDKLVVPEKMLGPSD is encoded by the exons ATGGCACTTTCCTTCAGGGAAGAAAGAGATACCTTTGGAGCCATTCAAGTTCCCTCCGAGAA ATTATGGGGAGCACAAACTCAAAGATCGTTGCAGAACTTCGATATCGGTGGGCCCCGCGAACGCATGCCCGAACCCATCATTCGCGCCTTTGGCGTCTTGAAGAAATGCGCTGCTAAG GTGAACATGGAGTATGGTCTTGATCCCAACGTCGGAGAAGCAATAATGCAAGCAGCACAAGAAGTAGCCGAGGGAAAACTAAACGACCATTTTCCTCTCGTTGTATGGCAAACTGGGAGTGGCACTCAAAGTAACATGAATGCTAACGAG GTTATTGCAAACCGAGCAGCAGAGATTCTTGGCCATAAGCGTGGTGAGAAGTTTGTGCACCCAAATGACCATGTCAATAGATCACAGTCTTCTAATGATACATTCCCAACT GTAATGCACATTGCAGCCGCAACGGAAATAAACTCAAGACTGATCCCCAGCCTTAAAACGTTACACGATACTCTAAACTCAAAG tcagTTGAATTTAAAGATATTGTCAAGATTGGACGCACTCATACTCAAGATGCAACACCTTTGACTCTTGGACAAGAGTTTAGTGGATATACTACACAA GTGAAGTACGGTATTGATAGAGTAATTGACACTTTGCCACGCATGTATCAG CTTGCCCAGGGTGGTACAGCTGTAGGGACTGGATTGAATACCAAGAAGGG GTTTGATGCCAAGATAGCAGCAGCAGTAGCTGAGGAAACAAATCTGCCTTTTGTCACGGCAGAAAATAAGTTTGAGGCCTTG GCTGCCCATGATGCTTTTGTTGAAACTAGTGGAGCCCTTAACACTGTTGTGGCTTCATTGATGAAGATTGCTAATGATATACGGTTATTGGGAAG TGGTCCACGCTGCGGTCTTGGGGAgctcattcttcctgaaaacgAACCAGGAAGCAGTATTATGCCT GGGAAGGTTAACCCGACCCAGTGTGAGGCTTTGACGATGGTGTGTGCACAG GTCATGGGAAACCATGTTGCAATCACAGTGGGTGGATCAAATGGTCATTTTGAGCTCAATGTGTTCAAGCCAATGATTGCCAATTGTCTCCTGCAt TCGCTGAGACTGCTTGGAGATTCGTCTGCTTCCTTTGAAAAGAATTGTTTGAGAGGTATTCAAGCTAATAgggaaagaatttcaaaattactGCATGAG TCACTTATGCTTGTCACATCCTTAAACCCA AAAATCGGTTATGACAAGGCAGCAACAGTTGCCAAGACAGCTCACAAAGAGGGGACTACTCTTAAG GAAGCTGCATTGAAACTCGGAGTGCTCTGCTCTGAAGATTTTGACAAGCTTGTGGTACCTGAGAAAATGCTTGGACCATCTGATTGA